The stretch of DNA TTGTGTACATTTAGATAGTTACATACAAACAAATTGATGTTGAAATAAAATTAATTATAGACCATGTATATGTACAGTAAAAATACCAACAGTAAACAACCTGCTAACAGTCCCTAACTTTTCTTCTTCATTTTACACTAGGCTTGCAGTGCAGCATCGTGAGTTTCCTtctctaagagcatctccaacagacgCGCTATATAACCGTCGCGCTGAAAAATTAGTGGTTTTTACGCGCGCTACCGCTCCGGGCGCTCCAGCGGAGGCGCAAAAACCGCGCGTGCGGCATAACTAGTTTAGCACGCAGACCGAAACGTCATCGCGTGCCATTTATTTGTTGCGCCCGCTCCCGCGCGCTGGACACTCGCATGGCATGGCCAATTCCATGGCCCAAAAAAGGGTTCCACTATAATCCTTCAAGTAGTGGCCGATCAAGAGACTTGGATTTGGCATGCTTTTTTTGGAATGTCTGTATCTTTGAATGACATCAACGTTGTTAATCGGTCACCACTGATGAATAAGATTGCAAATGATTAACTGCCACTAGTGCAGTTTGTAGCAAATGGCCGTACATACAACTATGGCTACTATCTTGCAGATGGCATCTATCCAAAGTGGCAAACATTTGTGAAGCCGTTGAAAAAACCGAAAGGTAAGAAAAATCTTGATTTCCACAATGCTCAGACGGTGGCTAGACAAGATGTGAAGAGAGCTTTTGAGATTTTGCAAGCCCAATTTGCTACTGTGAGAGGACAGGCTAGATTTTGGGATCAAAAGATGTTTTGGTACATCATGcatgcttgtgtgatcatgcgcaacatgatcatcgagaatAAGCGTGGCCAAGATTTAGACTACTCTCACTATGATCTCTTGGGACATCCCATGCGAGTGCGGCGGAGGGCTGCCAGGGTGGCCCGTTTTGTTGCTTCCTATCATGCCATTCGACGTGCCGAAACGCATGATGATCTTCAGAAGGATCTCATCAAGGAGTGGTGGGCATGAAATGTCCGACAAAAAGCATCATGATTTGTGCGTTTGATGTTGTAAtgttgaactatttgttgtaGTGAAAGATAAACTATTTGTTTGAGTTGTAATAACGGAATTGAACTATTTATTGTTGATTTATTTTGTTTGCGGTTGATCTTCTTGGTTGTGTTTGGAGTGCATATGTTATTTGTGCGAGAGCGCGCGTGCAGTATTTTTGCAGCGCCCGCTGGAGCTACTCGCGCGCGCTAAACTTTACAACGGCCGCTAGAGTCAGTGCTTCGTGCCGCGTAAAAACAGACGATCAACGCGCTGCAAACGCTTTTTTAGCACACCACGCGTTGGGTGGCTGTTGAGGATGCTCTAAGTTAGAGGATCCGGTTCCGACATCTTCATCATCTAAGTTGGATGACATTTTCTTATGTCAAAGTCGGTTCAGTTTCAATTTACCAACATTACAACTTGTACTTTTCACTAAGTTGCACTTCCTTCGTTTACATTTATGTAAGCAGTTTTGCATATTTTAATACGGACTACATATGACTGAAACGGGTGAACAAATGCACTAAAACAAGAAGTCTATATACATTCAattcagaagaaaaaaaagaggttagaacatcttatatttatGAACGGAGGGACACTATTTTGCATGTAATTTGTACTTTTCATCAATGGAAGTTGTACTCTAGAAATCAGTCTATACGTAAATATAGACTGTAAACCTAGAACTCTACAGTAGATTTGCTAGTCCATACTAAATTTGGGACATATACCCACCCTCATAAATCTCTGCGCTCTCCGCATGGGCACAGCATTGCACCAGCAGTACGTCCTCTGTAATTCAATTCGCTATATGATTGTGCTTGCCCCACTCTATTTTTTTCTACTTTTGTAGAGCGATCTCCACCTTATATACGTGGCGCTGCCTCCTGCAACAAACACACGCATGCACTCCCTGTCCTTCGTCTTGCTCAGCTCACGCTCGCCCACTGTGAGACGCGCGCAGGGATGGCCGAGACCAACGGCAACGGCAACGGCAATGGCGCCGCGAGCGGCGTGACCGCGCCGCTGATGCTCCACGGGCGCGTGGCGATCGTgacgggcggcgccggcggcatCGGGTCGGCCGTGTCGAAGCACCTGGCGGCCCTGGGCGCGCGCGTGGCCGTGGCCTACGTCGGGGACCCGGCGCCGGCCAAGCAGCTCGTGTCCGGCATCAACGCGGCGCACGGCGACGGCCATGCCATCGCGGTGGAGGCGGACGTGTCGGACGCGGCGCAGGTGCGGGCGCTGTtcgacgcggcggcggcggcgttcggcGGGGAGCTGCACGTGCTCGTCACGACGGCGGCGGTGCTGGACTACTCGTACCCGGCGCTGGCGGAGACGAGCGAGGCGACGTACGACGCCGCGTTCGGCGTCAACGCGCGGGGCACCTTCCTGTGCCTCCGGGAGGCGGCCAACCGGCTGGCGCGCGACGGGCGGGGCCGCATCGTCACCTTCTCGTCGTCGGGGGTCGGGTCGCTGCGGCCGGGGTACGCGGCGTACGCGGCCAGCAAGGCGGCGGTGGAGACGATGACGAGGATCCTGGCCAAGGAGCTGCGGGGCACGGGGATCACCGCCAACGCCGTGGCGCCGGGGTCCACGGCCACCCCGATGTTCTACAACGGGAagacggaggaggaggccgagcgGTACATCGCCGAGGCGCCGCTGGGGCGGCTCGGCCAGCCGGAGGACATCGCGCCGCTCGTCGGCTTCCTCGCCAGCGACGCCGGCGGGTGGGTTAACGCCCAGG from Triticum urartu cultivar G1812 chromosome 3, Tu2.1, whole genome shotgun sequence encodes:
- the LOC125549325 gene encoding NADPH-dependent aldehyde reductase-like protein, chloroplastic, whose protein sequence is MAETNGNGNGNGAASGVTAPLMLHGRVAIVTGGAGGIGSAVSKHLAALGARVAVAYVGDPAPAKQLVSGINAAHGDGHAIAVEADVSDAAQVRALFDAAAAAFGGELHVLVTTAAVLDYSYPALAETSEATYDAAFGVNARGTFLCLREAANRLARDGRGRIVTFSSSGVGSLRPGYAAYAASKAAVETMTRILAKELRGTGITANAVAPGSTATPMFYNGKTEEEAERYIAEAPLGRLGQPEDIAPLVGFLASDAGGWVNAQVLRCNGGTI